The uncultured Desulfuromusa sp. genome has a segment encoding these proteins:
- the argJ gene encoding bifunctional glutamate N-acetyltransferase/amino-acid acetyltransferase ArgJ, giving the protein MNHIDIPSGFRFSGLASGIKKSGKLDLGLIVSDVPADCAGVFTQNKVIAAPLLLTKPRVARGKCQAILVNSGNANACTGAEGLRIAETTLGTLADELQIENDLVAVASTGVIGELLPLPPFVAGIPELVKDLSVAHAPVFAEAIMTTDAFPKVASAAESGKQQYKVLGVAKGAGMIHPNMATMLGFVLTDAFVSPELLDSALQQAVQNSFNSITVDGDTSTNDMVLLLANGSANSARIEPETQEAEIFCRHLENVLLELAKMIVRDGEGATKLVQIKVIGGTCVESARKVARSVATSSLVKTAFFGEDANWGRIIAAVGYSGVDVNPDHIDISFNQIPVAVDGLAVGGDSEAEASKVLKLDEFVVTIDLHQGGAESSYYTSDLSYEYVKINADYRT; this is encoded by the coding sequence ATGAATCATATCGATATCCCGTCCGGGTTCCGCTTCTCCGGACTGGCCAGCGGAATTAAAAAATCAGGGAAATTGGATTTAGGGTTGATTGTCTCTGACGTTCCGGCAGACTGTGCAGGTGTTTTTACCCAGAATAAAGTCATAGCTGCCCCATTATTACTGACAAAGCCAAGAGTCGCCAGAGGGAAATGTCAAGCTATTCTCGTTAACAGCGGCAATGCGAACGCTTGTACTGGTGCAGAAGGTCTGCGCATTGCTGAAACGACCCTAGGGACGCTTGCAGATGAGCTGCAAATAGAAAATGACCTGGTTGCCGTTGCTTCTACGGGGGTGATTGGAGAGTTGCTGCCCCTGCCGCCGTTTGTCGCAGGTATTCCCGAACTTGTCAAAGACTTGTCTGTCGCTCATGCCCCTGTTTTTGCCGAGGCCATAATGACGACGGATGCTTTCCCCAAAGTTGCATCTGCGGCGGAAAGCGGTAAACAACAGTATAAAGTCCTGGGGGTGGCAAAAGGGGCGGGGATGATCCACCCTAATATGGCGACGATGCTTGGCTTTGTTCTGACAGATGCTTTTGTGAGCCCTGAACTGCTTGATTCTGCGCTGCAGCAAGCTGTTCAAAACAGTTTCAATTCAATTACCGTTGATGGTGATACTTCGACCAATGATATGGTGCTGCTGCTGGCCAATGGATCCGCCAATTCAGCAAGGATAGAACCTGAAACTCAGGAGGCGGAAATATTCTGCCGGCACCTTGAGAATGTTCTTCTTGAGCTTGCGAAAATGATTGTTCGCGATGGTGAAGGTGCAACAAAGTTGGTTCAAATTAAGGTCATTGGCGGCACCTGTGTGGAATCCGCTCGAAAGGTTGCACGCTCAGTGGCGACATCATCTCTGGTGAAAACGGCTTTTTTCGGTGAAGATGCGAATTGGGGAAGAATCATCGCCGCAGTGGGTTATTCCGGGGTTGATGTGAATCCTGATCATATTGATATCAGTTTTAACCAGATCCCTGTCGCGGTTGATGGATTGGCTGTCGGTGGAGATAGTGAAGCTGAGGCGTCGAAGGTGCTGAAGCTTGATGAGTTTGTTGTGACGATTGATCTGCATCAGGGAGGAGCTGAGTCGAGCTATTATACGTCTGACCTCAGTTATGAATACGTAAAAATCAATGCCGATTATCGCACATGA
- a CDS encoding phosphopentomutase → MFKRIILIVLDGVGIGASPDAEEYGDQDAATLQHVAKAVGGLHLPHLEMLGLGHVASVAGVAKVASPLGCWGKMAEKSSGKDSVTGHWELAGIVLERPFAVFPHGFPESIIDAFIAETGLNPLGNIASSGTDILVALGEEHLHTGRPIVYTSSDSVFQIAAHEDVMSRERLYSICQQAEKILLPYNVCRVIARPFKGTCAADFYRTSGRHDFPCKPQSETVLELLKKEGLTTCAIGKIEDLFSGEGITHSQSTRNNLEGMERTLAALDEINRGLIMTNLVDFDMLYGHRLDSVGFAAALQEFDLWLPELFAKMAKDDLLIITADHGCDPTTPGTDHSREYVPLLLSSPVIPAPKDLGIRQSFADVGATVADNFQISLSAGQSFLSTLR, encoded by the coding sequence ATGTTTAAACGAATTATTCTCATTGTTCTGGATGGTGTTGGTATTGGAGCATCACCCGATGCTGAAGAGTATGGTGACCAGGATGCTGCGACTTTGCAGCACGTTGCCAAAGCTGTCGGTGGTTTACATCTACCGCACCTGGAAATGTTGGGCTTGGGGCATGTTGCATCCGTTGCAGGCGTGGCAAAGGTTGCCAGTCCTCTTGGCTGCTGGGGGAAAATGGCTGAAAAGAGTTCGGGTAAGGATTCTGTTACCGGGCACTGGGAATTAGCCGGAATTGTCCTTGAGCGCCCATTTGCAGTATTTCCTCATGGCTTCCCTGAGTCAATCATCGACGCTTTTATTGCAGAGACGGGTTTGAACCCTCTTGGTAATATTGCTTCGAGCGGGACAGATATCCTTGTTGCTCTCGGCGAAGAACATCTGCATACTGGACGCCCAATTGTTTACACCAGTAGTGATTCAGTTTTTCAGATTGCTGCCCACGAAGATGTCATGTCCCGGGAACGTCTCTACTCAATTTGCCAGCAAGCAGAAAAAATTCTTCTTCCTTATAATGTCTGTCGAGTCATTGCGCGTCCATTTAAAGGAACCTGTGCTGCTGATTTCTATCGGACCTCCGGACGTCACGATTTTCCGTGTAAGCCGCAAAGCGAGACGGTACTGGAGTTACTGAAAAAAGAGGGATTAACGACTTGTGCTATCGGTAAAATTGAGGACCTTTTTTCCGGTGAGGGGATAACGCATTCACAGTCAACCCGTAATAATCTGGAAGGCATGGAGAGAACTTTAGCTGCTCTGGATGAAATAAATCGTGGGTTGATCATGACCAACCTGGTAGATTTTGATATGCTATATGGGCACCGTTTAGATAGTGTCGGTTTTGCTGCAGCTTTGCAGGAGTTTGACTTATGGCTTCCGGAATTATTTGCTAAGATGGCCAAGGATGACTTATTGATAATTACTGCAGATCATGGTTGTGATCCGACAACACCGGGGACGGATCATAGCCGTGAGTACGTTCCGTTGCTGCTTTCTTCTCCGGTTATACCAGCTCCAAAAGACTTGGGCATCCGGCAATCTTTCGCTGATGTCGGGGCGACGGTGGCGGACAATTTTCAGATTTCTTTGTCGGCAGGTCAAAGTTTTCTTTCTACTCTTCGTTAA
- a CDS encoding NAD(+)/NADH kinase, translating to MLKKVGIYAKKNHPDVEIISADICKRFKAEGIEVLLEDSLAEQIGKVNGYSGEEIPPLVDLIIVLGGDGTLISVARLIGENNVPIVGVNLGQLGFLTEITCDELPEMLERLIAGDYKVSDRMMIDALIHRNGNVIGQFTVVNDIVINKGALARIIDMETYVDGRYLTSYKADGLIVSTPTGSTGYNLAAGGPIIYPDINSLLISPICPHMLTNRPIMVWSRSVIEIDVKFEDDVVFFTADGQVGRKLFPGDRVEVRRSESRTRLVSSPSKDYFEILRTKLSWGER from the coding sequence ATGCTGAAAAAAGTTGGTATTTACGCAAAAAAAAATCACCCCGACGTTGAAATTATCTCGGCAGATATCTGCAAGCGATTCAAGGCCGAGGGTATTGAGGTACTTCTCGAAGATAGTCTGGCTGAGCAAATAGGGAAGGTGAACGGCTATTCCGGGGAAGAAATTCCACCTCTTGTCGATCTGATTATTGTCCTCGGTGGTGATGGAACTCTGATTTCAGTTGCCCGTCTGATTGGCGAGAATAATGTTCCTATTGTCGGTGTGAATCTTGGCCAGCTGGGGTTTTTAACCGAGATTACCTGCGATGAACTCCCCGAAATGCTGGAACGCTTGATAGCGGGTGATTATAAGGTCTCTGACCGGATGATGATTGATGCCCTGATCCATAGAAACGGTAATGTGATTGGGCAGTTTACCGTGGTTAACGATATTGTGATTAACAAAGGGGCGCTAGCCAGGATTATTGACATGGAAACCTATGTCGATGGTCGTTATCTGACCAGCTACAAGGCTGATGGTCTGATCGTCTCGACTCCTACCGGTTCGACTGGTTACAATCTGGCTGCAGGGGGCCCGATTATATACCCCGACATCAACAGTTTGCTCATTTCCCCGATCTGCCCGCATATGTTGACGAACCGACCGATCATGGTCTGGAGCCGGTCAGTGATTGAAATTGATGTCAAGTTTGAAGACGATGTGGTTTTCTTTACTGCTGATGGCCAGGTGGGTCGTAAACTGTTTCCCGGTGATAGGGTGGAGGTGCGTCGCTCTGAATCACGCACGCGGTTGGTCAGCAGTCCAAGTAAAGATTACTTTGAAATATTGCGGACAAAACTGAGCTGGGGAGAGCGTTAA
- a CDS encoding M23 family metallopeptidase, translated as MAKRFSIIVIPEGGSKVSSFRLRSGFVKFAICCSLVVVGLSAFFAYKYFNFKIDYAELQRLRVSTIEQHQTLLSLTADLKEVHQQMDDLAESEARVRQLADLESLPEDVPVAIGGIQELEVNDDVDEIQRQINKLQVAIELRRQSQEGVRNLLNDQVSLSRATPKGWPTKGWLTSYFGMRKSPFTGRRVMHEGLDIAANTGTPVTATADGIVSRVKYSPDYGKMVIIDHGYGYRTIFAHNSKVLVKAGQRIKRGDVISQVGNTGRSTGSHLHYELRLNGVPIDPRKTL; from the coding sequence TTGGCAAAGCGTTTCTCGATTATAGTCATCCCTGAGGGGGGAAGTAAGGTCAGCAGTTTCCGCCTTCGCAGTGGATTCGTTAAGTTTGCGATTTGCTGTAGCCTTGTTGTTGTTGGACTTTCTGCGTTCTTTGCCTACAAATACTTTAATTTTAAAATTGATTATGCTGAATTGCAGCGCCTTCGGGTGTCGACCATTGAGCAACATCAGACTTTATTGTCCCTCACTGCAGATTTAAAAGAGGTTCATCAGCAAATGGATGATCTTGCTGAGTCGGAGGCTCGGGTCAGGCAGTTAGCCGATCTGGAATCTTTACCCGAAGATGTTCCTGTCGCTATTGGTGGGATTCAGGAGCTTGAAGTCAATGATGATGTTGATGAAATTCAACGTCAAATCAACAAGCTTCAGGTTGCCATAGAGTTACGTCGTCAAAGTCAGGAAGGGGTGCGTAATCTTTTAAATGATCAGGTTTCACTGAGCCGTGCCACTCCCAAAGGCTGGCCAACCAAAGGTTGGTTGACTTCTTATTTCGGGATGCGGAAATCTCCTTTTACCGGCAGGAGGGTTATGCATGAGGGGTTGGATATTGCAGCAAATACCGGTACCCCTGTTACGGCAACGGCAGATGGAATCGTTTCTCGTGTCAAGTATTCTCCAGATTACGGGAAGATGGTTATCATCGACCATGGTTACGGCTATCGTACTATTTTTGCTCATAATTCGAAAGTTCTTGTTAAAGCCGGGCAACGTATCAAACGTGGTGATGTGATTTCTCAAGTCGGTAACACGGGTCGGTCAACCGGCTCACATCTCCACTATGAACTCCGCTTGAACGGGGTCCCGATCGACCCGCGTAAAACCCTTTAA
- the secA gene encoding preprotein translocase subunit SecA yields MIGKLIKKVVGSKNDRDLKKLQPLVEKINSLEADFESLNDEQLQAKTEEFRKRLTAGETLEQLLPEAFSVVREASKRVLGLRPFDVQLIGGMVLNGGKIAEMKTGEGKTLMATLPIYLNALTGKGVHVVTVNDYLAKRDAEWMGNVYRFLGLTVDCIVHGLNDVQRKAAYAADITYGTNNEFGFDYLRDNMKFDLDDYVQRDLHYAIVDEVDSILIDEARTPLIISGPSESSSDLYVKVDQIIPRLKKGEVIEERDGKIGQTTKKHTGEFTVDEKAKSAALTEEGVAKVEKLLHVENLYEPQNIEILHHVNQALKAHALFKRDVDYVVQEGEVQIVDEFTGRLMPGRRWSDGLHQAVEAKEGVKIASENQTLATITFQNYFRMYEKLAGMTGTAETEAVEFNEIYGLDVVVIPTNRPMQRIDKADVIYKTEKEKFLALIEDIVTCHKNGQPVLVGTITIDKSEILSSLLKKRGVPHHVLNAKQHEREAYIVAQAGSKGAVTIATNMAGRGTDIVLGGNPEMMARAEAVGAEDPEARFNELVPQFEERCRAERQDVLDAGGLYILGTERHESRRIDNQLRGRSGRQGDPGKSHFYLSLEDDLLRIFGSQRVAFVMDKLKIPEGEPIEHGIISKAIENAQKKVEGHNFDIRKHLIEYDDVMNRQRDVIYTQRREVLGGEQLQDTFKGIIADTVADMIGTFCPERGASADWDWTRLASDFLNQFNFSPDLSAVDPASVKRDELEALLINQAESRLQEKEEEFTTPIMEHLMRILLLQTIDAQWKDHLLSVDYLKEGIGLRGYGQKNPKEEYKREAYALFMEMMGRVREEVLQKIFRIQLAREEDVEKLEARQRQQKIQMNRVDGEEQTRKPTIRDEDKVGRNDPCPCGSGQKYKKCCGK; encoded by the coding sequence ATGATTGGTAAATTAATAAAAAAAGTTGTCGGCAGCAAGAATGACCGTGATCTTAAAAAATTGCAGCCGCTGGTTGAAAAGATTAATTCTCTTGAGGCTGATTTTGAAAGCCTCAATGACGAGCAATTACAGGCAAAAACCGAAGAGTTTCGTAAACGATTGACAGCTGGTGAAACTCTGGAGCAATTACTTCCTGAAGCTTTTTCAGTTGTGCGTGAAGCGAGTAAGCGGGTTCTCGGATTGCGACCCTTTGATGTGCAGTTGATAGGTGGAATGGTGCTGAATGGCGGGAAGATTGCTGAGATGAAAACCGGTGAGGGGAAAACCCTGATGGCGACCTTGCCGATCTATCTTAATGCATTGACCGGTAAGGGCGTTCATGTTGTTACCGTCAATGATTACCTGGCAAAACGTGATGCTGAGTGGATGGGGAACGTTTATCGGTTTCTTGGTTTAACGGTCGATTGCATTGTTCACGGGTTGAATGATGTACAGCGTAAAGCCGCTTATGCTGCAGATATTACCTATGGAACCAATAACGAATTTGGCTTTGATTACTTGCGTGACAACATGAAATTTGATCTGGATGATTACGTCCAGAGAGATCTTCACTATGCAATCGTCGATGAGGTCGATTCCATTCTCATTGATGAGGCCAGGACCCCGTTAATTATTTCAGGACCAAGCGAATCGTCCAGTGACCTCTATGTCAAAGTTGATCAAATTATCCCCAGGCTGAAAAAAGGGGAGGTCATTGAAGAACGGGACGGGAAGATTGGTCAGACGACAAAAAAACACACGGGTGAATTTACCGTCGATGAAAAGGCCAAGTCGGCAGCTTTAACTGAGGAAGGTGTTGCCAAGGTAGAAAAGCTGTTGCATGTGGAGAATTTATATGAGCCTCAAAATATTGAGATCCTGCATCATGTCAATCAGGCATTGAAAGCTCATGCGTTATTTAAGAGAGATGTTGATTATGTCGTCCAGGAGGGTGAAGTTCAGATCGTTGATGAATTTACCGGTCGATTGATGCCGGGGCGGCGCTGGAGTGATGGTTTACATCAAGCCGTAGAAGCGAAAGAGGGGGTGAAAATTGCCAGTGAGAATCAAACGTTGGCGACAATTACCTTTCAGAACTATTTTCGCATGTATGAAAAACTGGCAGGGATGACCGGTACCGCTGAAACGGAAGCCGTTGAGTTTAACGAAATCTATGGTCTTGATGTGGTGGTCATTCCGACCAATCGCCCCATGCAGCGAATAGATAAAGCGGATGTTATCTATAAGACCGAAAAGGAAAAATTCCTTGCGCTGATCGAAGACATTGTAACATGTCACAAAAACGGCCAGCCGGTGCTTGTTGGCACAATTACGATTGATAAATCGGAAATTCTGTCGAGTTTACTTAAAAAGCGTGGCGTTCCTCATCATGTTCTCAATGCCAAGCAACATGAGCGTGAAGCTTATATTGTCGCGCAGGCAGGGAGCAAAGGCGCTGTAACAATTGCCACCAATATGGCCGGCCGCGGGACCGACATTGTCCTTGGCGGCAATCCGGAAATGATGGCTCGCGCTGAAGCTGTAGGGGCCGAAGATCCTGAAGCTCGTTTCAATGAACTGGTCCCCCAATTTGAAGAACGCTGTAGAGCTGAGCGACAGGATGTTCTTGATGCCGGCGGTCTTTATATCCTGGGAACCGAACGGCATGAATCCCGGCGGATAGATAATCAGCTGCGTGGACGTTCCGGCCGTCAGGGAGATCCCGGGAAAAGTCATTTTTATCTCAGCCTTGAAGATGATCTGCTCCGCATTTTCGGTTCGCAGCGAGTTGCATTCGTGATGGACAAACTGAAGATTCCGGAAGGAGAACCAATTGAACACGGGATTATCAGTAAAGCGATAGAGAATGCGCAGAAAAAAGTTGAAGGACATAACTTCGATATTCGTAAGCATCTTATTGAGTATGATGATGTCATGAACCGTCAGCGGGATGTTATTTATACCCAACGGCGTGAAGTTCTTGGTGGAGAACAGCTTCAGGATACTTTCAAGGGAATCATTGCTGATACTGTTGCAGATATGATCGGGACGTTCTGTCCGGAAAGAGGAGCATCAGCGGACTGGGACTGGACCCGCCTGGCAAGCGATTTTTTGAATCAGTTTAACTTTTCTCCCGATCTAAGCGCAGTGGATCCGGCCAGTGTCAAACGCGACGAACTGGAGGCTCTGCTGATTAATCAAGCGGAAAGTCGCCTGCAAGAGAAGGAAGAAGAGTTTACGACTCCGATTATGGAACATTTGATGCGCATATTGTTGTTGCAGACAATTGATGCTCAGTGGAAAGACCATCTGCTTTCGGTTGATTATTTAAAAGAGGGCATTGGGCTGCGCGGTTATGGGCAGAAAAATCCCAAAGAAGAGTACAAGCGGGAAGCCTATGCTCTCTTCATGGAAATGATGGGGCGAGTTCGAGAGGAAGTTTTACAGAAGATTTTCCGTATCCAGTTGGCGCGAGAGGAAGATGTTGAGAAACTGGAAGCACGGCAGCGACAACAGAAAATTCAGATGAATCGCGTCGATGGAGAAGAGCAGACCAGAAAACCAACAATTCGGGATGAAGACAAAGTTGGCCGCAACGATCCTTGTCCCTGCGGCAGTGGCCAAAAATATAAAAAATGCTGTGGAAAATAG
- the recN gene encoding DNA repair protein RecN encodes MLTDLIIKNFAIIENLHTTFNSGFNVLTGETGAGKSIIVDAVNLLLGGRARGEIIRTGEEEASVEAIFDLTAVPHLRTKLTDAGLDDSSELLVRRMISRSGKNRIFMNGSPVSLAQLREFVSGLVNIYGQHEHQNLQRSETHLQLLDFFAGLEKPLQVYRSAFTAYQTLKNELNNLNLAERERRQRLDMLSFQQQELLNAQLQPGEDDELEQERALLRHAGKLTAATTSGYEHLYAGQDAVCEKIAVVAGQLEALESIDPHLGSLAKSLQTNLYSLEDIAVELREYAEKLEFEPQRQQQVEDRLALLSALKMKYAPTISALLEYLDQITLELGDLSDIEGRRERLQQQLQAQNELLLAAGQDLSSQREKAGIELSAKVEQELADLAMARANFVIRFFALDEPAQDGLERGEFYLAANPGEQAQPLAKIASGGELSRIMLALKRSIPEGDGIRTLIFDEVDAGIGGEAATTVGEKISRLGKDFQVLCVTHLPQVAAFADHHYRVAKEEKNGRTTTSLLLLDTEARIAEMARMLSGSQVGSQTFVHARELIESSRALVVD; translated from the coding sequence ATGCTGACTGATCTCATCATTAAAAATTTTGCCATCATTGAAAATCTGCACACCACATTCAATAGTGGTTTCAATGTTCTGACAGGGGAAACCGGTGCTGGAAAGTCTATTATTGTCGATGCCGTCAATCTCCTTCTCGGGGGGCGGGCACGGGGTGAGATTATCAGAACCGGTGAGGAAGAAGCCTCTGTCGAGGCGATTTTTGACCTTACTGCCGTCCCTCATTTAAGAACGAAGTTGACCGATGCGGGATTGGATGACAGCAGTGAGCTGTTGGTCCGCCGGATGATCTCACGCTCAGGGAAAAATCGGATTTTTATGAATGGGTCTCCTGTGTCTCTGGCGCAATTACGTGAATTTGTCAGTGGTCTGGTCAATATTTATGGCCAACATGAACATCAGAATTTGCAGCGCAGTGAAACACATTTACAATTACTGGATTTTTTTGCCGGTCTGGAAAAACCTTTACAGGTTTATCGTTCAGCGTTCACTGCATACCAAACCCTGAAAAACGAATTAAACAACCTAAATCTTGCTGAACGAGAGCGCCGACAACGGCTGGACATGCTCAGTTTTCAGCAGCAGGAACTTCTCAATGCCCAGTTGCAGCCTGGTGAGGATGATGAGCTGGAGCAGGAACGTGCTCTCCTCAGGCATGCAGGAAAGTTAACTGCAGCGACCACAAGCGGGTACGAACATCTTTATGCCGGACAGGATGCGGTTTGCGAGAAGATTGCGGTTGTTGCCGGACAACTTGAAGCTCTGGAGAGTATTGACCCCCATCTCGGTTCTTTGGCAAAATCGTTACAGACGAATTTGTATAGTCTGGAAGATATTGCAGTAGAATTACGGGAATATGCTGAAAAACTCGAATTTGAACCACAACGGCAGCAGCAGGTTGAAGATCGGCTTGCCCTATTATCCGCTTTAAAAATGAAATATGCGCCGACAATTTCAGCACTGCTGGAATACCTTGACCAGATCACTTTAGAACTCGGTGATTTGAGCGATATCGAGGGACGGCGTGAGCGTCTGCAGCAGCAACTGCAGGCCCAAAATGAGTTGCTGCTTGCTGCAGGCCAGGATCTGAGTTCACAGCGTGAAAAGGCCGGGATTGAACTTTCTGCCAAAGTTGAGCAAGAGCTTGCAGACTTGGCAATGGCCCGGGCCAATTTTGTGATCCGCTTTTTCGCTCTGGACGAACCGGCGCAGGATGGCTTGGAACGTGGGGAATTTTACTTGGCAGCGAATCCGGGAGAGCAGGCTCAGCCTCTTGCTAAAATTGCATCAGGAGGAGAATTGTCACGGATTATGCTGGCTCTGAAGCGGAGCATTCCGGAAGGTGATGGCATCAGAACATTGATTTTTGATGAAGTTGATGCCGGGATTGGTGGTGAAGCAGCAACAACAGTGGGTGAAAAAATCAGCAGACTCGGAAAGGACTTTCAAGTTCTTTGTGTGACCCATTTACCCCAGGTGGCCGCGTTTGCAGATCATCACTATCGGGTCGCAAAAGAAGAAAAAAATGGGCGGACAACGACAAGCTTGTTATTGTTGGACACGGAGGCTAGAATTGCGGAAATGGCCAGAATGTTGAGTGGTTCTCAAGTTGGATCACAAACCTTTGTCCATGCGCGTGAACTGATTGAAAGTTCCCGGGCTCTGGTCGTTGACTGA
- a CDS encoding DUF2914 domain-containing protein, with the protein MKKILTLVLFVVAVATMSSVHAADLRVADGTITSAIKNQLPVDRIESYRADFGKLFCFTRIVGAQEDTEVTHVWYYQDAELARVTLPVRSSDWRTYSSKRFLPQWAGQWKVAVLDEEGSEIAVIPFLLE; encoded by the coding sequence GTGAAAAAAATATTGACGCTCGTATTGTTTGTTGTTGCAGTGGCCACTATGTCTTCCGTGCATGCGGCAGATTTGAGAGTTGCTGATGGGACTATTACTTCGGCAATTAAAAATCAGCTGCCGGTTGACAGGATTGAATCCTATCGAGCTGATTTTGGCAAGTTGTTTTGTTTTACCCGGATCGTGGGGGCGCAAGAAGATACAGAGGTGACCCATGTTTGGTATTATCAAGATGCTGAGCTTGCAAGGGTGACATTGCCGGTTCGATCTTCTGATTGGCGAACCTATTCTTCCAAGCGTTTTTTACCGCAATGGGCAGGGCAGTGGAAAGTCGCTGTTCTGGACGAGGAGGGCAGTGAGATTGCTGTCATTCCATTTTTGCTGGAATAG
- a CDS encoding response regulator — protein sequence MTEQPLKPAILLIDDAPLILDLLEDLLEELEYPVLRSESGSGITTMLDQESVAVVFCDVSLPDINGVNVLRMIKQHTPEIQVIMISGQQDFDVARQVLRERALDYLVKPFAPEEVLQAAKLGISSYFQAVHQNESRLEAQRRMADLILLKKVGETASSGNGLQELFDQILDSIVHSTGVDVASLMLLEDDGMLHIAAAHGLAPDIASSVKVASGEGISGHVLATGEAVLVPNIDQDGRFKRLGGGERYKNQSLLSVPIYVRDEFVGVINVNNKKSGDPFDLEDQNLLVAIANQVSLAMENFELINNLRRQALVLERTNEDLVRVNRARTRLVCNLSHELKTPLTSIMGYIDLSLTFFNKLSEDEVKDNLLQVHDEGKRLEKLITGMLRLFSIESEREVWRWKSFGVPWSIADSLQYYDAKMNERNLAVEINIQDDLPEIYGDQEKFGMAFNSLIDNAVKFNRDGGRVKITADVQELEGLEYVHLQIFNDGQTVPIKAHETIFDSYTQLGDIDTEKPHGVGIGLALVKVVVDRMRGDIFLEELSEEGTCFGLMLPTEHTYNMLVGYS from the coding sequence ATGACAGAGCAACCATTAAAACCAGCAATTTTATTGATCGATGATGCGCCACTGATTCTGGATCTTCTTGAGGATCTTCTGGAAGAGCTTGAATATCCGGTGCTCCGTTCAGAATCCGGTTCCGGTATTACCACGATGCTGGATCAGGAAAGTGTGGCTGTGGTTTTTTGTGATGTTTCTCTGCCGGATATTAATGGGGTGAATGTGTTGCGGATGATCAAGCAACATACTCCGGAGATTCAGGTGATTATGATTTCCGGCCAGCAGGATTTTGATGTTGCCCGCCAGGTTTTACGAGAACGGGCTCTCGACTATCTGGTCAAACCTTTTGCTCCTGAAGAGGTTCTGCAGGCGGCCAAGTTGGGAATCAGCTCTTATTTTCAGGCGGTACATCAGAATGAGTCCAGACTTGAGGCCCAACGAAGGATGGCGGACCTTATCCTTCTAAAAAAGGTTGGGGAAACAGCCAGTTCCGGAAATGGTCTGCAAGAGTTATTTGATCAAATCCTTGATTCGATTGTCCACTCTACCGGTGTTGATGTCGCCTCCCTGATGCTTCTTGAGGATGACGGTATGCTCCATATTGCTGCCGCCCATGGATTGGCCCCGGATATTGCCAGCTCTGTTAAAGTTGCCTCCGGTGAAGGGATCTCCGGCCATGTCCTGGCAACGGGTGAGGCTGTTCTTGTTCCCAATATCGACCAGGATGGTCGTTTCAAACGTCTTGGGGGCGGAGAGCGTTATAAAAATCAATCTTTACTCTCTGTTCCCATTTATGTCCGCGATGAGTTTGTTGGCGTTATTAACGTTAATAATAAAAAGTCTGGTGACCCTTTCGATCTGGAAGATCAAAATCTTCTGGTCGCGATTGCCAATCAGGTGTCACTGGCTATGGAAAACTTTGAGCTGATAAATAATTTACGCAGGCAGGCCCTGGTTCTTGAGCGTACGAATGAAGATCTTGTCCGGGTCAACAGGGCACGAACCCGTCTGGTCTGTAATCTGTCCCATGAATTAAAAACTCCGCTGACCTCGATTATGGGCTATATCGACTTGTCTCTCACTTTTTTCAACAAGCTGTCGGAGGATGAAGTCAAAGACAATTTGCTCCAGGTCCATGATGAAGGAAAACGGCTTGAAAAGTTAATTACCGGAATGCTGAGGTTGTTTTCCATTGAATCTGAGCGTGAAGTTTGGCGTTGGAAGTCATTTGGAGTCCCTTGGTCTATTGCAGATTCTCTACAGTATTACGATGCGAAAATGAACGAACGCAATCTGGCCGTGGAAATCAATATTCAGGATGACTTGCCGGAGATTTATGGAGATCAGGAGAAATTCGGGATGGCATTTAATTCTCTGATTGATAATGCCGTAAAGTTTAATCGGGATGGTGGCCGAGTTAAAATCACTGCTGACGTACAGGAGCTTGAAGGGCTTGAATACGTCCATTTGCAGATTTTTAATGATGGCCAGACCGTACCAATAAAAGCTCACGAGACAATCTTTGATTCGTATACCCAATTAGGGGATATCGATACGGAGAAACCTCACGGAGTTGGGATCGGTCTTGCTTTGGTTAAGGTTGTTGTTGACCGGATGAGAGGAGATATCTTTCTCGAAGAACTCTCAGAAGAGGGCACATGTTTTGGCCTCATGCTGCCGACTGAGCACACCTATAATATGTTGGTGGGCTATTCTTAA